TCATCGCCTCGCGAGACAGCTGATCGCGCTTGCCCTTGTACTTCTCCTGGATCTTGCGCATCTCGGGCGCGATCTCCATCATCTTCCGCTGGCTCTTGATCTGGCGGATCGTGAGCGGGAAGATGCACAGTCGCACGATGACGACCACGCCCAGGATCGACAGCACCCAGGTGAGGCCGCCGGTGGAAGGCATGCCGATCGCGGTGAACAGCCAGTGCCACCCGACCAGGATCGCCTCGATCACCCATCGGATGGGGAACAGGAGGGTTCCGAAGAAGTCCACGGATCAGTCCTTTCGGCGCGGCACGACGAAGCCGCGGGGAGTCAGGTCGTAGCGGAAGTTCGGGTGCGGCGGCACGTCATCGACGCCGCCGGAGGCCCAGGGATGACAGCGAGCGATGCGCGCGAGCGCACGCCCCGATCCTCTCACGAGCCCGTGCTGCTGCACGGCGCCCACCGCATACGCGGAGCAGGAGGGGTAGTAGCGGCACACGTCGCCGTAGAGCTTGGAGATGGTGGCGCGGTAGCCGATCAGCGCCGCGACGCCCAGATTGCGGGGGAGCAGCGGCAGCGAGCGCAGGGCATCGCGCGCCTGGAGGTGGGCGGTCCCGTACGACGTGGCCGGCAGGACGCTCATGAGGCTCGCCGCTCCAGGCACCGCAGCACCTCGGTCCGCAGCTCGGCGAACGGCGCGTGGGCAGACGACGGGAGGGCGCGGATGACGACATCCGCGCCCTCCCGAACGCCCGGCAG
This genomic interval from Microbacterium sediminis contains the following:
- the yidD gene encoding membrane protein insertion efficiency factor YidD gives rise to the protein MSVLPATSYGTAHLQARDALRSLPLLPRNLGVAALIGYRATISKLYGDVCRYYPSCSAYAVGAVQQHGLVRGSGRALARIARCHPWASGGVDDVPPHPNFRYDLTPRGFVVPRRKD